From Streptomyces kaniharaensis, a single genomic window includes:
- a CDS encoding KOW motif-containing protein — protein MSSIQVGDEVEVTSGRYAGGRGRVVWVGPEDVEIRGLIGWLAEAFCSLPRVRPADLRRIGPADRA, from the coding sequence ATGAGCAGCATCCAGGTAGGCGACGAGGTCGAGGTGACCTCGGGCCGGTACGCCGGTGGTCGGGGCCGGGTCGTCTGGGTCGGGCCGGAGGACGTCGAGATCCGGGGGCTGATCGGCTGGTTGGCCGAGGCGTTCTGTTCCCTGCCGCGCGTCCGCCCCGCCGACCTGCGCCGGATCGGCCCCGCCGACCGGGCCTGA